A region from the Bubalus kerabau isolate K-KA32 ecotype Philippines breed swamp buffalo chromosome 23, PCC_UOA_SB_1v2, whole genome shotgun sequence genome encodes:
- the CLDN3 gene encoding claudin-3 codes for MSMGLEIAGTSLAVLGWLCTIVCCALPMWRVTAFIGSSIITAQITWEGLWMNCVVQSTGQMQCKVYDSLLALPQDLQAARALIVIAILLAVFGLLVALVGAQCTNCVQDDTAKAKITIVAGVLFLLAALLTLVPVSWSANTIIRDFYNPLVPEAQKREMGSALYVGWAASALQLLGGALLCCSCPPRDNYAATKIVYSAPRSTGPVTSTGTAYDRKDYV; via the coding sequence ATGTCCATGGGCCTGGAGATCGCGGGCACCTCGCTGGCCGTGCTGGGCTGGCTGTGCACCATCGTGTGCTGCGCGCTGCCCATGTGGCGCGTGACGGCCTTCATCGGCAGCAGCATCATCACGGCGCAGATCACCTGGGAGGGACTGTGGATGAACTGCGTGGTGCAGAGCACCGGCCAGATGCAGTGCAAGGTGTACGACTCGCTGCTGGCGCTGCCGCAGGACCTGCAGGCGGCCCGCGCCCTCATCGTCATCGCCATCCTACTGGCTGTCTTCGGGCTCCTCGTGGCGCTCGTGGGTGCCCAGTGCACCAACTGCGTGCAGGACGACACGGCCAAGGCCAAGATCACTATCGTGGCAGGCGTGCTCTTCCTGCTGGCTGCCCTGCTGACCCTCGTGCCGGTGTCCTGGTCGGCCAACACCATCATCCGGGACTTCTACAACCCCTTGGTGCCCGAGGCTCAGAAGCGCGAGATGGGCTCCGCCCTGTACGTGGGCTGGGCGGCGTCGGCGCTGCAGCTGCTGGGGGGCGCGCTGCTCTGCTGCTCCTGCCCGCCGCGCGACAACTACGCGGCAACCAAGATAGTCTACTCGGCGCCGCGCTCCACCGGGCCCGTCACGAGCACCGGCACGGCCTACGACCGCAAGGACTACGTCTGA